Proteins from a single region of Halorubrum sp. 2020YC2:
- a CDS encoding 50S ribosomal protein L1 — protein MADTIQEAVTLALDDAPERNFRETVDIAINLRDLDLNDPSNRIDESVVLPAGTGQETQIVVFAEGETAVRAEEVADEVLDSDDLEDLGDDDDRAKDLADDTDFFVAEANLMQDIGRYLGTVLGPRGKMPTPLQPDDDIVDTVNRMKNTVQLRSRDRRTFHTRVGAEDMGADAISDNIDVIIRRLEADLEKGPLNIDGIYVKTTMGPAKEVPV, from the coding sequence ATGGCAGACACAATACAAGAGGCCGTAACCCTCGCACTCGACGATGCGCCCGAGCGGAACTTCCGCGAGACCGTGGACATCGCGATCAATCTGCGAGACCTCGACCTCAACGATCCGTCGAACCGTATCGACGAGTCCGTCGTGCTGCCGGCTGGAACGGGGCAGGAGACACAGATCGTCGTCTTCGCGGAGGGCGAAACCGCCGTCCGCGCAGAGGAGGTCGCTGACGAAGTGCTCGACAGCGACGACCTCGAAGACTTAGGAGACGACGACGACCGCGCAAAGGACCTGGCCGACGATACCGACTTCTTCGTCGCGGAGGCCAACCTGATGCAGGACATCGGTCGGTACCTCGGTACCGTCCTCGGTCCGCGCGGGAAGATGCCTACCCCACTGCAGCCGGACGACGACATCGTCGACACAGTCAACCGGATGAAGAACACGGTGCAGCTCCGGTCGCGCGACCGGCGCACGTTCCACACCCGCGTCGGCGCCGAGGACATGGGCGCCGACGCGATTTCGGACAACATCGACGTCATCATCCGGCGACTCGAAGCAGACCTCGAGAAGGGCCCGCTCAACATCGACGGGATCTACGTGAAGACCACGATGGGTCCCGCGAAGGAGGTGCCCGTATGA
- a CDS encoding 50S ribosomal protein L10: MSSARKTETIPEWKREEVAELVEFIDSYQSVGIVGVAGIPSRQLQAMRRELHGSAAVRMSRNTLTNRALEEVDDGVEALTEYVSGQVALVGTNDNPFGLFKQLEASKTPAPINAGEVAPNDIVIPEGDTGVDPGPFVGELQTVGAAARIQDGSIKVTEDSTVLEEGEVVDDDLANVLVELGIEPKEVGLDLRAVYSEGVLFEPDELEIDVDEYRADVQSAAAAARNLSVNAAYPTAATAGTLLAKASGEAKSVGLFAEIESPDVVPDLIGKADAQLRALASQIDDEEALPEELQGVEAAPATEPAADDDAEEEQADEDTEDAEETDDADDADDDDDGGDGGDGLGAMFG, encoded by the coding sequence ATGAGCTCGGCCCGCAAGACCGAGACGATCCCCGAGTGGAAACGCGAGGAGGTCGCTGAGCTCGTCGAGTTCATCGACTCCTACCAGTCCGTCGGGATCGTCGGCGTGGCCGGCATCCCCAGCCGGCAGCTCCAGGCCATGCGCCGGGAGCTTCACGGCTCGGCGGCCGTCCGCATGAGCCGCAACACGCTCACGAACCGGGCGCTCGAGGAGGTCGACGACGGCGTCGAGGCGCTGACCGAGTACGTCAGCGGTCAGGTGGCGCTCGTCGGCACCAACGACAACCCGTTCGGCCTCTTCAAGCAGCTCGAAGCCTCGAAGACCCCCGCCCCGATCAACGCGGGCGAGGTGGCCCCCAACGACATCGTGATCCCCGAGGGCGACACCGGCGTCGACCCGGGACCGTTCGTCGGTGAGCTCCAGACCGTGGGCGCGGCCGCCCGCATTCAGGACGGCTCGATCAAGGTGACCGAGGACTCGACCGTGCTGGAGGAGGGCGAGGTCGTCGACGACGACCTCGCGAACGTCCTCGTCGAGCTCGGCATCGAGCCGAAAGAGGTCGGACTCGACCTGCGCGCCGTCTACTCCGAGGGCGTCCTCTTCGAGCCGGACGAGCTCGAAATCGACGTCGACGAGTACCGCGCGGACGTCCAGTCCGCCGCGGCCGCCGCGCGCAACCTCTCCGTCAACGCCGCGTACCCGACGGCCGCCACCGCCGGCACCCTTCTCGCGAAGGCGTCCGGCGAGGCGAAGTCCGTCGGCCTGTTCGCGGAGATCGAGAGCCCGGACGTCGTGCCCGACCTGATCGGGAAGGCCGACGCCCAGTTGCGCGCGCTCGCGTCGCAGATCGACGACGAGGAGGCGCTCCCCGAGGAGCTTCAGGGCGTCGAGGCCGCGCCGGCGACTGAGCCGGCGGCCGACGACGACGCCGAGGAGGAACAGGCGGACGAAGACACGGAAGACGCCGAGGAGACCGACGACGCTGACGACGCCGACGACGACGACGACGGCGGCGACGGCGGCGACGGACTCGGCGCGATGTTCGGATAA